CTTACCGTTTTGTTCAACTATGTCCAAGCGGAAGACAGTGATTCATCGCATTCCGGTTCCGGCGGCTCCTATCATGGTTATTCGGCAGGGCATAAATAACGTGAGACCTGCTTAACCTCGTTGTACCGTTTTACTTTTATTTTTTCAGACGACCCTTTTATAAAACATGCTAACCCGCCGTCAATTTCTCAGCTATACCGCCGCGCTTAGTGCTGCCTCTGCTTTTTCTTGGCAGACTTATAAATACCTCAACCGCAAACCGCCGGTTTCTATTAACCGTGTTGGCTTGCCGTTGGGGCATTTGTTGCGCGACGGGGAATTGCTCAGCCCGCCGAGCCACCGTTATGAATGCAATACGTTGATACTCGGCGGCGGTGCGGCGGGTTTGGGAGCGTTGTGGTATTTGGCGAAGCATCATCACTGCGATGTATTATTGGCAGAAGGGTTTGAACGCAATGGCAACAATGCCGCCTATACGTCTTCAGACGGCCTGAAAGCGCCGAGCGGTGCGCATTATTTGGCTTTGCCGTCGAAAGAAAGCGTGTATGTGCGCGAGATGTTGGCGGATTTCGGTATTTTGCAGTCGGACGGCAGCTTCAGGGAAACCGATTTGGTCTATGCGCCCGAATCTCGCCTCTTGTATCAGGATAAATGGGTGGAACATTTATTGCCGAAAGAAGATGCGGATTCCAAACGGTTTTTTGATTTGATAGGCCGTCTGAAACAGGCTTACGGCAATGACGGTAAGAAAATTTTTGCCATTCCGATTGCGCTGTCATCGGCAGATGAGACATGGCGCAAACTCGATAATCTGACGTTCAAACAATGGCTTGAGCAAGAGGGCTACACCTCGCCCGAGCTTTTATGGTATCTCGATTATTGTTGCCGCGACGATTACGGGCAAGGTATTGGGCAAGTGTCTGCCTTTGCCGGATTGCATTATTTTGCCGCCCGCAATAATGCAGAAACCGTCCTCACTTGGCCCGAAGGTTTGGCGCATCTTTCTGAAAACCTGCGCCGTCATGTCGGTTTGCAGGAAGGCTGGCAATGGCCGTCTAAAAACCATATCCGTTTGGAGAAACCTGCTTCGGTTAATGTTTCCGCCGTTAAAATCAAACCGCTTTCAGACGGCCGGATTGAAGTGTGGCTGCGTGATAATGCAAAAGGGGAAACCGTTGCCGTCACCGCGCAACACGTTATCTCCGCCATGCCGCTGATGGTTGCCGCCCGCATTATTGAATCTCCCGAACAATTTGGTCTGGACATTCCCGAATACGCGCCATGGCTGGTTTCTAATTTTGAACTGCACAGTTTCCCGAAAGAAAAAAACAACAGCGAACTTGCGTGGGACAATGTGGTTTATGGCAGCCAAAGGCTGGGCTATGTTGTTGCGACCAACCAGCTTATCCGGGTTGCCCGTCCCGAACGCACGATTTTTACCGCCTATGCCGCGCTCAACTACGATACGCCACAAGCTGTCCGCCGCCAGCTGCTTGAATCAAGCGATGAAGAACTGCTCCAGCTTGCCGCCCAAGATCTGCTTACCGCTTACGGCGAAGGCTTTTGGCGGCACGTTTCCCATGTTGACATTACCGTTCGCGGGCATGGCATGAGCGTGCCGAAACCCGGCTATTTAAGCGATGAGGCTTTATTAAAAATCAGAAACCGAAATTCTGGATTATTATTTGCACACAGTGATTTAAGCAGCTATTCGGTATTTGAAGAGGCTTTGTATTGGGGTGTGGAAGCGGCACGGAAAGTGTTGGGGCAGGGATAATTGAATGGAGCAGATACTGGGCTAAATATCTGTTTGTATTCAAATTTCAATTCTAAAAGGAAACTATATGAAATATTTGAGCTTTTCTCTGATTGTTGCCTTAGGGTTAGGGAGCGCGGCATTTGCCTCAGCTGAAAAAATGCTGCCTCTGAATGAAACAGGCTGCATTGACCAACCTTTACAGGTTAAACGTGGCCAAGTGTTTGGTTTTAATAGTTCGGCAGATGCCGGTTTAGTGCTTTCATTCTCGCCTGTCAGTCCTGGTGTCGTTGTGAAAGACCCGAAAGGCAAACGGATTGCTTTGGAAGTAGGGGCTGATGGTGATGCACCTGAAAACCGCTTCAGTTTTGCCGAAATCAATCAAAAAGGACGTTACACCATTCGCTTCCCGCACGCGGGTAAGATTGAATCTTTGTGTGTTAATGCTGCCGGTTAGGATAAATATTAAGCCGAATAATGCTTGATTCGGTATGCCTGCAGTAAAGAAAGGCCGTCTGAAATCATATTCAGACGGCCTTTCTTTAACCTTATAACCTGATTAGGCTTTTGGTTTCAAAGCGGCAGCTTCGCGAGCCAGACGGGTGATGGTATCCCAGTCTTTGTTTTTGATGGCTTCTTTCGGAGTCAGCCATGAGCCGCCGACGCACAAGACATTAGGCAGTGCCAAGTACTCGGGGGCAGTTGCCAGGCTGATGCCGCCGGTCGGGCAGAAGCGAACATCGGCATAAGGGCCGTACAGGGCTTTGAGCATGGCTTTGCCGCCAACGACTTCGGCAGGGAAGAGCTTGAGGGTGTCGATGCCGTGTTCCAAAGCCAGTTGGACTTCGCCCGGAGTAGCAACGCCGGGAATCAGGGGGATGCCGCTGTTGTGGCTGGCTTTGGCGAGGGATTCATGCAAACCCGGGCTGATAGCGAAAACTGCGCCTGCGTTTTCGACGGCTTTGAGCTGTTCGGGATTGGTTACCGTACCCGCACCGACGATGGCGTTGGGTACTTCTTTAGCAATCAGGCGGATGGCGTCGAGGCCGACAGGGGTGCGCAGGGTGATTTCGAGGGTGGGAATGCCGCCTTCGACAAGGGCATGGGATAAATCGACGGCAGTGCTCAAGTCGTCAATCGCCATTACCGGCACAACTGCGCCGGCGGTCAGGATTTCGCGTGGGGTCAGTTTAGACATTTTAGGTCTCCGTTGGGGACTGTATCGTGATAGGGTCGTTAACATGGTTTCAGACGGCCTGTTTGTTTTAAAAGGCCGTCTGAAAAGGGTTTAGGCAAATTCGCCGCCGAAGCTCATGGCACCGGTTTCTGCGCTGCTGGTCATGCTGCGGAAGTTGGCGAAAAGTTCGCGGCCGCAACCTTGTTGGTTCGCGCTCAAATCGATACGTTCAACTTCGCGGGCGTTCCATTCGGCTTCGTTAATCAGGACGTTGAGTTCGCCGGTAACGGAGTCGAAGCGGATCAGGTCGCCGGTACGGATTTTGGCGATGTTGCCGCCCATCAGGGCTTCAGGCGTCATGTGGATGGAGGCCGGAACTTTGCCGGACGCACCAGACATACGGCCGTCGGTCAGCAGCGCCACTTTAAAGCCGCGGTCTTGCAGGATGCCCAAAGGCGGGGTCAGTTTGTGCAACTCGGGCATACCGTTGGCGCGCGGGCCTTGGTAGCGGACGACGCAGACAAAATCGCGTTCCAGCTCGCCGCGTTCAAATGCCGCCAACACTTCGCGTTGGTCGTTGAACACGATGGCAGGCGCTTCGATGATGCGACAGCCTTCGCGCACGGCAGATACTTTAATCACTCCGCGACCGATGTTGCCTTTCATTAGGCGCAGACCGCCGTCTGGGGAGAACGGGTTGTCGGCTTTGCGCAGGATGTCGTCGTTGCCGCTGGTTTCAGGGGCTTCGCGCCATTCGAGTTTGCCGTCGATGAGGAAAGGCTCTTTGGTGTAGTGGCGCATACCGTGTCCGACAACGGTATCGACATCGTCGTGCAACAGGCCTGCGTCCAACAATTCGCGGATGACGAAAGGCAGGCCGCCGGCTGCGGTAAAGTGGTTCACGTCGGCTTTGCCGTTTGGATACACACGAATCAGCAATGGGATGATGGAGGAAATTTTGTCGAAGTCGTCCCAGTTCAAAATTACGCCTGCGGCACGCGCCATGGCGACGAGGTGCATGGTGTGGTTGGTCGAACCGCCGGTCGCCATCAGGCCGATCAGGGCGTTGATAAAGGATTTTTCGGTCAACATTTCGCCCAATGGTTTAATGGTGCCGTTTTTAATGCCGCGTGCGAGGTGTCCGGCAGCGTAGCGGGTCAGGGCTTCGCGCAGGTCGGTATAAGGGTGGACAAAGGCGGCGGCGGGCAGGTGCACGCCCATCATTTCCATCATCATTTGGTTGGAGTTGGCTGTACCGTAGAAGGTACAAGTACCCGGGCTGTGGTAAGAACCCATTTCGCTTTCAAGCAAGGCATCACGGCCAACTTTGCCTTCGGCGAAAAGTTGGCGGGTACGGGCTTTTTCTTTATTGCCGATACCGCTGGACATCGGGCCTGCCGGAACGAAGATGCCTGGAATATGGCCGAAAGACAACGCACCGATCATCAGGCCGGGAACAATTTTGTCGCACACGCCCATAAACAGGCTGCCGTCAAACATTTGATGAGACAGACCGATAGCGGTGCTCATGGCAATCACGTCGCGGGAGAACAGCGACAATTCCATGCCGGCATAGCCTTGCGTGATGCCGTCGCACATGGCAGGCGTACCGCCGGCGACTTGTGCAGTCGCGCCGTTTTTCTGCGCTTCGTCTTTAATTTGGTCGGGGAAGTCTTTAAACGGCTGGTGTGCGGAAACCATGTCGTTGTAGGCAGTGATGATGCCTAAGTTGGGAACGGTATCCTGAAGCATTTCGATTTTGATGCTTTTAGGCATGGAGGCGTAGCCGTGCGCCAAATTGCTGCAGCCGAGTTGGTTGCGCTCTAAGCGTCCCATCTGTTTGGCACTGCGGATTTTCGCCAGATATTTTTCACGCGTCGGGCGGCTGCGCTCGATGATGCACTCGGTAATCTCGGCGAGTTTAGGGTGAATAGGAGTGGGGTTCATGTGCTGTCTCCTGGCAAAACGATGTGATAGGGATTTTGTTTGCGCGTTTCTGATTTTTGTATTGGGTGTTTTTTCAGACGACCTGGAGCTGTGGGAATAAATAATGAGTGCCGTCTGAAATGTTGAAGATTTCTCTTCGAAGCGTCTGCGTATTATAGTACAAATTCTGTAATTTTGTTACAAAATAATTCGCTAAGTGGAAGAAATTTGATTTAAATCGAGGTATGGTCAATTCGTAAAATGTTGGGCTGCAAAACTCATCAAACTTTTATGTTAAATCAAACAATTTGTAAAAATGAGAATGGACAAAATCTGTAGCCATGTGTAGTATTACTACTCATTAGCCCGCTTGTTTGAAATTTTGGTGCAGGCGATTGGTTTTTTATTGCTTATTGCTTAAAGGCTTTTGATTTTAATTGATTTTTATGGATGACGACAGTCCAAAAGTTTTGAAGCAAGCTTCCTCAACGAGAGATGAAACGATGAGTACACAGACAAATTTTGATTTGGTGTTGTTTGGCGCGACCGGCGATTTGGCAATGCGTAAACTTTTGCCTTGCCTGTATCAGGCGCATGTAGCCGGTTTGCTTCATCCCGAAGGTCGTATTTTGGGCGTAAGCCGCAGCGAATTGGATACCGCCGGCTTTTTGGCCAAAGTGGAAACGAATTCTAAAATCCATGTCAAACAAAACTTCTCAGATGAAGCGTGGGCGTCGTTTATCCAACGTATCGAGTATTTAAAAGTCGATGTTACAGAGAAAGGCGATTTCATTGCCTTGGGCGACTTGGTAAAAGCGCGCAAGAATACTGAAAATGTCGTGATCTATCTCTCAACTGCGCCGAAATTCTTTGCACAAGCCTGTGAAAACCTTGCCGAAATTGGTTTGAATGCCGATAACGTGCGCGTGGTTTTGGAAAAACCGTTGGGTACGGACTTGGCCTCTTCCCAGCAAATCAATACAGATGTGGCCCGTTATTTCAAAGAAGAACAAATCTACCGTATCGACCATTATTTAGGTAAAGAAAGCCTGCAAAACTTGCTGGCCTTGCGTTTTGCCAATGTGATGTTCGAGCCTTTGTGGAACAACAAATATATTGAAAGCGTACAGCTGACCATCGCCGAACAGTTGGGCGTGGAAGAGCGCGGCGA
Above is a genomic segment from Neisseria subflava containing:
- the edd gene encoding phosphogluconate dehydratase, whose product is MNPTPIHPKLAEITECIIERSRPTREKYLAKIRSAKQMGRLERNQLGCSNLAHGYASMPKSIKIEMLQDTVPNLGIITAYNDMVSAHQPFKDFPDQIKDEAQKNGATAQVAGGTPAMCDGITQGYAGMELSLFSRDVIAMSTAIGLSHQMFDGSLFMGVCDKIVPGLMIGALSFGHIPGIFVPAGPMSSGIGNKEKARTRQLFAEGKVGRDALLESEMGSYHSPGTCTFYGTANSNQMMMEMMGVHLPAAAFVHPYTDLREALTRYAAGHLARGIKNGTIKPLGEMLTEKSFINALIGLMATGGSTNHTMHLVAMARAAGVILNWDDFDKISSIIPLLIRVYPNGKADVNHFTAAGGLPFVIRELLDAGLLHDDVDTVVGHGMRHYTKEPFLIDGKLEWREAPETSGNDDILRKADNPFSPDGGLRLMKGNIGRGVIKVSAVREGCRIIEAPAIVFNDQREVLAAFERGELERDFVCVVRYQGPRANGMPELHKLTPPLGILQDRGFKVALLTDGRMSGASGKVPASIHMTPEALMGGNIAKIRTGDLIRFDSVTGELNVLINEAEWNAREVERIDLSANQQGCGRELFANFRSMTSSAETGAMSFGGEFA
- a CDS encoding NAD(P)-binding protein — encoded protein: MLTRRQFLSYTAALSAASAFSWQTYKYLNRKPPVSINRVGLPLGHLLRDGELLSPPSHRYECNTLILGGGAAGLGALWYLAKHHHCDVLLAEGFERNGNNAAYTSSDGLKAPSGAHYLALPSKESVYVREMLADFGILQSDGSFRETDLVYAPESRLLYQDKWVEHLLPKEDADSKRFFDLIGRLKQAYGNDGKKIFAIPIALSSADETWRKLDNLTFKQWLEQEGYTSPELLWYLDYCCRDDYGQGIGQVSAFAGLHYFAARNNAETVLTWPEGLAHLSENLRRHVGLQEGWQWPSKNHIRLEKPASVNVSAVKIKPLSDGRIEVWLRDNAKGETVAVTAQHVISAMPLMVAARIIESPEQFGLDIPEYAPWLVSNFELHSFPKEKNNSELAWDNVVYGSQRLGYVVATNQLIRVARPERTIFTAYAALNYDTPQAVRRQLLESSDEELLQLAAQDLLTAYGEGFWRHVSHVDITVRGHGMSVPKPGYLSDEALLKIRNRNSGLLFAHSDLSSYSVFEEALYWGVEAARKVLGQG
- a CDS encoding bifunctional 4-hydroxy-2-oxoglutarate aldolase/2-dehydro-3-deoxy-phosphogluconate aldolase, with translation MSKLTPREILTAGAVVPVMAIDDLSTAVDLSHALVEGGIPTLEITLRTPVGLDAIRLIAKEVPNAIVGAGTVTNPEQLKAVENAGAVFAISPGLHESLAKASHNSGIPLIPGVATPGEVQLALEHGIDTLKLFPAEVVGGKAMLKALYGPYADVRFCPTGGISLATAPEYLALPNVLCVGGSWLTPKEAIKNKDWDTITRLAREAAALKPKA